A stretch of the Porifericola rhodea genome encodes the following:
- the nadD gene encoding nicotinate (nicotinamide) nucleotide adenylyltransferase: MKVGLFFGSFNPIHIGHLIIANTVKGYAELDQVWFVVSPQNPFKSSKSLLPDVDRLKMVELAIEDNFELRASNVEFSMPKPSYTVDTLTYLKERYPNHHFSLILGSDNLNHFHKWKNYQEILNHYGIIVYPRPGTELEKTKEEIKNHPAIRMVEAPLIDISATFIRNCIKNDISIKYLVHDSVAEYIEDKKYYL; the protein is encoded by the coding sequence GTGAAAGTAGGGCTTTTCTTCGGGTCGTTTAATCCCATACATATTGGGCATTTAATAATTGCAAATACAGTAAAAGGGTATGCAGAACTGGATCAGGTCTGGTTTGTAGTTTCCCCTCAGAACCCTTTTAAAAGTTCAAAATCACTTTTACCAGATGTAGACAGGCTTAAAATGGTGGAACTGGCTATTGAAGATAACTTTGAGCTGAGAGCTTCTAATGTAGAGTTTAGTATGCCTAAGCCCAGTTACACGGTAGACACACTTACTTATCTTAAGGAACGATACCCCAACCATCACTTTAGTCTGATACTAGGGAGCGATAATCTCAACCATTTTCATAAATGGAAAAACTATCAGGAGATTTTGAATCATTATGGGATAATAGTATACCCCAGACCAGGTACAGAGCTTGAAAAAACTAAAGAGGAAATAAAAAACCATCCTGCAATCAGGATGGTTGAAGCGCCTTTAATTGATATCTCAGCTACTTTTATCAGAAACTGCATCAAAAACGATATCTCAATCAAATATCTGGTGCACGATAGTGTAGCAGAGTATATAGAGGATAAAAAGTACTACCTGTAA
- the pyrH gene encoding UMP kinase, translating into MKYKRILLKLSGEALMGSQQYGIDSDRLQQYAEEIKRVKDAGVEVAIVIGGGNIFRGVQAEKSGMDRVQGDYMGMLATVINAMALQSALEKIGLYTRLMSGIKIEQVCEPFIRRRAVRHLEKGRVVIFGAGIGNPYFTTDSTASLRAIEIEADVVLKGTRVDGVYSADPEKDPNATRFSNITFSEVYQKGLNVMDMTAFTLCQENNLPIIVFDMNKPGNLYNLLSGKEVGTLIN; encoded by the coding sequence ATGAAATATAAAAGAATCCTATTAAAACTGAGCGGTGAAGCGCTCATGGGTAGCCAGCAATACGGTATTGACTCCGATAGGCTACAACAGTATGCTGAAGAAATAAAGAGGGTAAAAGACGCGGGCGTTGAAGTCGCCATAGTAATAGGAGGAGGAAATATCTTTAGAGGGGTACAGGCAGAGAAGTCAGGAATGGACCGTGTACAGGGAGACTACATGGGAATGCTGGCCACTGTAATTAATGCTATGGCTTTGCAGAGTGCATTGGAGAAGATTGGACTTTACACCCGCCTTATGTCTGGAATTAAGATTGAGCAGGTCTGTGAGCCTTTTATTCGCAGAAGAGCAGTTCGACATCTGGAGAAAGGAAGAGTTGTGATTTTTGGTGCCGGTATTGGTAACCCTTACTTTACTACCGACTCTACTGCCAGCCTTAGAGCTATTGAGATTGAAGCTGATGTGGTACTCAAAGGAACTCGTGTAGATGGTGTCTATTCTGCCGACCCTGAAAAGGATCCTAACGCTACTCGCTTCTCTAACATTACCTTCTCTGAAGTTTACCAGAAAGGGCTTAATGTGATGGATATGACAGCTTTTACACTTTGTCAGGAAAACAATTTACCTATCATCGTATTTGATATGAATAAACCGGGTAACCTGTACAACCTATTGAGTGGTAAAGAAGTAGGTACACTGATCAACTAG
- the secE gene encoding preprotein translocase subunit SecE: MNNLVEFVKASYDEMKNKVTWPNYSSLQRSSVLVLIASLIFALMIGLIDLGFENTMTWFYNAF; encoded by the coding sequence ATGAATAATTTAGTTGAGTTTGTCAAAGCTTCCTATGATGAGATGAAGAATAAGGTGACATGGCCGAATTATTCATCTTTGCAAAGAAGCTCGGTCTTAGTGTTAATTGCTTCCCTGATCTTTGCCTTAATGATAGGGCTGATTGACTTAGGGTTTGAAAACACAATGACTTGGTTTTATAACGCATTTTAA
- a CDS encoding acetyl-CoA carboxylase biotin carboxyl carrier protein subunit — protein sequence MSLKASINQQRKYEVDLKSEQTLIDNQHFSYKLTTLDEHRFHLLLEHRTYNVEVVKADYSRKDFLLKINGKQVSVHLQDRFDQLIEAMGMQEDESMADKEIHAPMPGLILQVHVQEGDEVAQGDPLLTLEAMKMENLLKSPSDGKVSRIEVKNGQGVEKSQLLIVLE from the coding sequence ATGTCGCTAAAAGCTAGCATTAATCAGCAACGAAAATACGAAGTTGATCTAAAATCAGAACAAACACTAATTGATAATCAGCATTTTTCCTACAAGCTCACGACTTTAGATGAACATCGCTTTCATCTCCTGCTCGAACACCGCACTTATAACGTAGAAGTCGTCAAAGCAGATTACTCACGCAAAGATTTTTTGTTAAAAATTAATGGTAAACAAGTTTCTGTGCACTTACAGGATCGCTTTGATCAGCTGATTGAGGCTATGGGTATGCAGGAGGATGAGAGCATGGCAGACAAGGAAATTCATGCTCCTATGCCCGGGCTTATTTTGCAGGTACACGTACAGGAAGGTGACGAAGTAGCCCAGGGTGATCCGCTGCTTACGCTGGAAGCCATGAAAATGGAAAACCTACTCAAGTCTCCCAGCGATGGCAAAGTAAGCAGGATAGAGGTAAAAAACGGGCAGGGTGTAGAGAAGAGCCAGCTGCTCATAGTGCTTGAATAA
- the frr gene encoding ribosome recycling factor, giving the protein MTEEIQMYLDEAEENMQKAVSHVIGEFKKIRAGKAQPNMLDGLLVQYYGNNTPINQVASITTPDARTIMVKPWEKNMLGEIERAIINSDLGLNPQNDGEVVRLNIPPLTEDRRKGLVKQAKTEAENGKVSVRNIRKDANDSIKKLLKDGTSEDDVKEGEDSVQQLTDKFVAKIDSIFDEKEKEIMTV; this is encoded by the coding sequence ATGACTGAAGAAATTCAAATGTACCTTGACGAGGCTGAGGAAAACATGCAAAAGGCAGTCAGCCATGTGATAGGAGAGTTTAAAAAAATAAGAGCTGGTAAAGCACAACCTAATATGCTGGACGGCTTGTTGGTCCAGTACTATGGCAATAATACACCTATCAACCAGGTAGCATCTATTACTACACCTGATGCACGAACTATTATGGTTAAGCCCTGGGAAAAGAACATGTTAGGTGAAATTGAGCGTGCTATCATCAATTCTGATCTAGGACTTAATCCCCAAAACGATGGTGAGGTAGTTCGTCTCAACATTCCTCCATTGACAGAAGATCGTCGTAAAGGACTGGTAAAACAGGCTAAAACCGAAGCTGAAAATGGTAAGGTAAGTGTGCGTAACATTCGTAAAGACGCCAACGACTCTATCAAAAAGCTTTTGAAAGACGGCACATCAGAAGATGATGTAAAAGAAGGAGAAGACAGTGTTCAGCAGCTTACAGATAAATTTGTAGCTAAGATTGACAGTATCTTTGACGAAAAAGAGAAAGAGATTATGACTGTATAG
- the tuf gene encoding elongation factor Tu — protein sequence MAKATFDRSKPHLNIGTIGHVDHGKTTLTAAITKVLADKGLADLRDFATIDNAPEEKERGITINTAHVEYQTENRHYAHVDCPGHADYVKNMVTGAAQMDGAILVVAATDGPMPQTREHILLARQVGVPAIVVFMNKVDLVDDPELLELVEMEIRELLSFYEFPGDDIPVIQGSALGALNGEDKWVEKVMELMGAVDEYIPLPERLVDKDFLMPVEDVFSITGRGTVATGRIERGVINSGDPVDILGMGAENLKSTVTGVEMFRKILDRGEAGDNVGLLLRGIEKAQIKRGMVIAKPGTVTPHHKFKAEVYVLSKEEGGRHTPFFKKYRPQFYFRTTDVTGEISLPENVEMVMPGDNVSISVELISPIAMDKGLRFAIREGGRTVGAGQVTDIIE from the coding sequence ATGGCTAAAGCAACCTTTGACCGTTCTAAACCACACTTGAACATTGGTACAATTGGTCACGTCGATCACGGGAAAACAACTCTAACCGCAGCGATCACTAAAGTGCTTGCTGATAAAGGTTTGGCTGACCTTCGTGATTTTGCTACAATTGATAATGCTCCCGAGGAGAAGGAAAGAGGTATTACAATTAATACAGCTCACGTTGAGTATCAGACTGAAAATCGTCACTATGCTCACGTTGACTGTCCTGGTCACGCCGACTATGTGAAAAACATGGTTACTGGTGCTGCTCAGATGGATGGAGCTATCTTGGTAGTGGCTGCTACTGATGGACCTATGCCTCAGACTAGAGAGCACATTCTTTTGGCTCGTCAGGTTGGTGTTCCTGCAATCGTAGTATTCATGAATAAGGTTGACTTAGTGGATGATCCAGAACTACTTGAGCTAGTAGAGATGGAGATCAGAGAGTTGCTTTCATTCTACGAATTCCCAGGTGATGACATTCCTGTAATTCAGGGTTCTGCACTTGGTGCATTGAACGGAGAAGATAAGTGGGTAGAGAAAGTGATGGAGCTAATGGGGGCTGTGGATGAGTATATCCCTCTTCCTGAACGCTTAGTTGACAAAGATTTCTTGATGCCCGTTGAGGACGTATTCTCAATTACTGGTCGTGGTACTGTTGCTACTGGTAGAATTGAGCGTGGTGTTATCAATAGTGGTGATCCTGTAGATATTCTTGGTATGGGTGCTGAGAACCTTAAGTCTACAGTAACTGGTGTTGAGATGTTTCGTAAGATTCTTGACCGTGGTGAAGCTGGTGATAACGTAGGTCTTCTTTTGAGAGGTATTGAAAAAGCTCAAATCAAAAGAGGGATGGTAATCGCTAAGCCTGGTACTGTAACTCCTCACCACAAATTCAAAGCTGAGGTTTACGTATTGTCAAAAGAAGAAGGTGGACGTCATACTCCTTTCTTTAAGAAATACCGTCCTCAGTTCTACTTCAGAACAACAGACGTTACTGGTGAGATCTCTCTTCCTGAAAATGTAGAGATGGTTATGCCTGGAGATAACGTTTCTATCTCTGTTGAGCTAATCAGCCCTATCGCGATGGACAAAGGATTGAGATTTGCGATCCGTGAAGGTGGTAGAACTGTAGGTGCAGGTCAGGTTACTGACATCATAGAGTAA
- a CDS encoding M1 family metallopeptidase produces MLFLRAGLVAILLLNVACRVTELEALTDDSLPQDSTQILLAPSAPELMESPIPYRPSRTRTFDLLHTKLEVRPNIQAHTLDGTATLQLRPYFHEQKRLQLDAKGFKIHKLSLLVGDRQMPLRYDYDGKVLDIELDRTYTREEDLIVEINYTAHPDEVDAGGSEAITKDQGLYFIGTDSVQLAPKPIQVWTQGETQANSCWFPTIDAPNERTTQEMLITVDTSFQTLSNGNLISSQFNDDQTRTDYWKMDMPHAPYLFMMAIGDFAIVEDQWRDKSLSYYVEPEYQKYAKDIFGHTPEMLEYFSDILGVEYPWPKYAQVVVRDFVSGAMENTTASVFMEGLQVDRRELLDYDWDNIIAHELFHHWFGDLVTCESWANLPLNESFATYSEYLWRNYKDGEDEAAYTLWEQGQNYFTEAEEKKVDLIRFHYEDQEDMFDRHSYDKGSRILHMLRAYLGDEAFFVALQQYLEEHAFSSVEVHELRMAFEEVSGEDLNWFFNQWFLAAGHPELRITQQYDSGKLIVNVRQQQNLEEIPVYRLPTSIEVWTKGKSQRYPILIDEVDESYSFDISQKPELVIFDPESTLLAKIDYTKTDQEWIQQYKKSAHVIKRIEALDALARDSVSEATASLYLQALKDDFWMIRQIALNTLEVFPQYLSPADIQYVNKMTKEDSKSLVRADALSLLAGVDAEAYQSLFKESMQDSSYAVVGSAIAAYTTTSADDKLEVFSAYEAYSNFNVVIALADFYVENSIQERYSWFAEKFMQINDEALYYLLNYFARYLIDLQQDEQQRGIKLLAEYAKNHPKYYVRLNAYRSLSFFDEQESVQALQESIRNEEQDPRLKAMYESIP; encoded by the coding sequence ATGCTTTTTCTTCGTGCTGGTCTGGTAGCTATTTTATTGCTGAATGTTGCCTGTAGAGTAACAGAACTGGAAGCTTTAACAGATGACTCACTTCCTCAGGATTCTACACAAATTCTGTTGGCTCCCTCTGCGCCTGAGTTAATGGAGTCGCCAATACCTTATCGGCCCTCGCGCACCCGTACTTTTGACTTATTACATACCAAACTTGAGGTAAGGCCCAATATACAGGCTCATACATTAGACGGTACTGCCACTTTGCAGCTGCGACCTTATTTTCATGAGCAGAAAAGACTTCAACTGGATGCGAAGGGTTTCAAAATTCATAAACTGTCCCTTTTAGTAGGCGACCGGCAAATGCCTTTGCGCTACGATTATGATGGTAAGGTGCTAGACATTGAGCTGGATCGTACTTATACCCGAGAGGAAGATCTGATAGTTGAAATAAATTATACGGCACATCCAGATGAGGTTGATGCAGGTGGAAGTGAAGCTATTACTAAAGATCAAGGGCTATATTTTATTGGAACAGATTCCGTACAGCTGGCTCCAAAGCCCATTCAGGTCTGGACTCAAGGGGAAACACAGGCAAATTCCTGCTGGTTTCCTACGATAGATGCTCCTAACGAAAGAACTACTCAGGAGATGTTGATTACTGTAGATACTAGTTTTCAGACTCTGTCTAATGGTAATTTAATTTCTTCTCAGTTTAATGATGATCAGACACGTACTGACTACTGGAAAATGGATATGCCCCATGCCCCTTATCTGTTTATGATGGCAATTGGTGATTTTGCAATTGTAGAAGATCAGTGGCGCGACAAAAGTTTAAGCTACTATGTAGAGCCTGAATACCAGAAATATGCTAAAGATATTTTTGGCCATACCCCAGAAATGCTAGAGTATTTCTCAGACATACTAGGAGTGGAATATCCCTGGCCGAAATATGCACAGGTAGTAGTAAGAGACTTTGTATCTGGTGCTATGGAGAATACAACGGCTTCAGTTTTTATGGAAGGTTTGCAGGTAGATAGGAGAGAACTTTTAGACTACGACTGGGATAATATTATTGCTCATGAGCTATTCCACCACTGGTTTGGAGATCTGGTAACCTGCGAATCTTGGGCTAACCTGCCGTTAAATGAATCTTTTGCCACTTATTCGGAGTATCTTTGGCGCAACTATAAAGATGGAGAAGATGAAGCCGCTTACACACTTTGGGAGCAGGGGCAAAACTACTTTACTGAAGCCGAAGAAAAGAAAGTAGATCTGATTCGCTTCCACTATGAGGATCAGGAAGATATGTTTGACCGGCACTCATATGATAAAGGTAGCCGTATTTTGCATATGCTAAGGGCTTACCTGGGAGATGAAGCCTTTTTTGTTGCATTACAGCAATACCTGGAGGAGCATGCCTTTAGCTCAGTAGAAGTACATGAGCTACGCATGGCATTTGAAGAAGTAAGTGGCGAAGACCTCAACTGGTTCTTCAACCAGTGGTTTCTTGCCGCTGGCCATCCGGAGTTAAGAATAACTCAGCAGTATGATAGCGGTAAGCTTATAGTAAATGTGCGCCAGCAACAGAATCTGGAAGAAATCCCAGTATACCGATTACCTACAAGTATTGAGGTTTGGACAAAAGGAAAATCCCAGCGCTATCCTATATTGATTGACGAAGTGGATGAAAGTTACAGTTTTGATATCTCTCAAAAACCTGAATTGGTAATTTTTGACCCTGAATCTACTCTCTTGGCTAAAATAGATTACACCAAAACAGATCAGGAGTGGATACAGCAGTATAAAAAGTCTGCTCATGTTATCAAGAGAATAGAAGCTTTAGATGCACTTGCCAGAGATAGTGTAAGTGAAGCTACTGCTTCTCTCTACTTACAGGCATTAAAAGACGACTTTTGGATGATAAGACAAATAGCATTGAACACTTTAGAAGTGTTTCCTCAATATTTGAGCCCAGCTGATATTCAGTATGTGAATAAAATGACCAAAGAAGACAGCAAGTCGCTGGTTAGGGCCGATGCGTTATCGCTATTGGCAGGAGTGGATGCTGAGGCTTATCAAAGTCTCTTCAAAGAAAGTATGCAGGATAGCTCATATGCAGTAGTAGGTTCGGCCATAGCGGCTTACACTACCACCAGTGCAGATGACAAACTTGAGGTATTTAGCGCATACGAAGCATATTCAAACTTTAATGTTGTCATTGCACTAGCAGATTTTTATGTGGAAAATAGCATTCAGGAGCGATATTCATGGTTTGCTGAAAAATTTATGCAAATAAATGATGAAGCTTTGTATTACTTACTTAACTATTTTGCAAGATATTTAATAGATTTGCAGCAGGATGAACAACAACGCGGCATAAAGCTACTTGCAGAATATGCTAAGAACCATCCTAAATATTACGTCAGGCTAAATGCCTATCGTTCTTTGAGTTTTTTTGATGAGCAGGAGAGTGTACAGGCTTTGCAGGAAAGCATAAGAAATGAGGAGCAAGATCCTCGTTTAAAAGCCATGTACGAGAGTATTCCTTAA